In Gemmobacter sp., the sequence GTTTCGGCGCCGCCGATGCCCTGCTGACCGGCTTTGCCGATGCCTATGTGCCCGAAGCCGACTGGCCCGCGCTGAAGGACCGGCTGGCGGAAACCGGCGATGTGGGCGTGATCCCGCAGGCGCTGGTCCCTGCGCAGCCCTCGCGCCTTGCCGCGCTGCGGGCGGAAATCGACGCGGCGTTTGCCGGCGCCAGCGTGCAGGCCATTGCACAGGCGCTGGCCGCCAGCGGCACCGAATTCGCCGCCGAAACCCTGAAGGTGATCCGCCGCAATTCCGCCCTGTCCGAGGAATGCACCCTGCAACTGGTGCGCATGACACGCGAGTCGCCCGACATCCGCTCGGCCCTGTCGAACGAATTCCGCTTTACCGCCCGGGCGCTGGAACATGCCGAGTTTCTGGAAGGCGTGCGGGCGCAGATCATCGACAAGGACCGCAACCCGCAATGGAAATACACGCTGGACACGCTGCCGCCTGCGGTGGTGTCCGGCCTGCTCGCCCCCCTGCCCCAGGGCCAGGGCCTGAGCTTCGCGTAAATCATCAAGGTCGCGCCGCAAGGTGCTGGGAGGACACATGAAAATCGGATTCATCGGACTGGGCAACATGGGCGGCCCCATGGCGCTGAACCTGGTCAAGGCCGGGCATGCGGTGACAGGCTTTGACCTGACCGCCCCCATGCCCGAAGGCGTGACCAGGGCCGCGACCGCCGCGGCCGCGGCCACGGGCGCGGATGTCGTCGTCACCATGCTGCCCAACGGCGCCATCCTGCGCGCCGTCGCGGCCGAGGTGATC encodes:
- a CDS encoding enoyl-CoA hydratase/isomerase family protein, encoding MTEAPTMIARIQGKAGWLTFNRPKALNALDHDMAVVLEQALDDWRDDPAVALVIIDAAGDRAFCAGGDIAAIYHAGRAGNFSAGPDFWRDEYRMNARIKEYPKPIVAFMQGFVMGGGVGVGGLTSHRIVGDSTQIAMPETGIGLIPDVGGTLLLSQAPGRLGEYLGVTGSRFGAADALLTGFADAYVPEADWPALKDRLAETGDVGVIPQALVPAQPSRLAALRAEIDAAFAGASVQAIAQALAASGTEFAAETLKVIRRNSALSEECTLQLVRMTRESPDIRSALSNEFRFTARALEHAEFLEGVRAQIIDKDRNPQWKYTLDTLPPAVVSGLLAPLPQGQGLSFA